The Corynebacterium maris DSM 45190 genome includes a region encoding these proteins:
- a CDS encoding IS6 family transposase, whose amino-acid sequence MGIFSGRHFPREVILWAVRWYCRYGVSYRDLEEMMTERGVPVDHSTIYRWVQKYAPELDKQTRWDRQVPDWQARSWRVDETYIRVGGRWCYLYRAITAGGQTLDFYLSPKRNVAAAKRFLAKALRSNASAGHPRVINTDKAPSLARAIAELKSEGICPQTVEHRQVKYLNNVIEGDHSRLKRILGPKGAFKNRTSAYRTLKGIEAMHSLRKGQGTMFAYGHPNPDAVIVNRVFEAA is encoded by the coding sequence ATGGGCATCTTCTCGGGTCGTCATTTCCCTCGCGAGGTCATTCTGTGGGCGGTGCGGTGGTACTGCCGCTACGGCGTGAGCTACCGCGATCTCGAGGAGATGATGACCGAACGGGGCGTACCGGTCGATCACTCCACTATCTACCGGTGGGTGCAGAAATATGCGCCTGAGCTGGATAAGCAGACTCGGTGGGACCGGCAGGTACCCGATTGGCAGGCCCGGTCCTGGCGGGTGGACGAGACCTATATCCGGGTCGGCGGCAGGTGGTGCTACCTCTATCGAGCTATCACCGCCGGTGGCCAGACCCTGGACTTCTACCTCTCTCCGAAGCGGAACGTGGCCGCAGCGAAGCGTTTCCTGGCCAAGGCCCTCAGGTCCAATGCGTCAGCCGGGCATCCCAGGGTGATCAACACCGATAAAGCACCCTCCCTGGCCAGGGCAATCGCCGAGTTGAAGTCAGAGGGAATCTGCCCGCAGACCGTGGAACACCGGCAGGTGAAATACCTCAATAACGTCATCGAAGGGGACCATAGCAGGTTGAAACGAATCCTGGGCCCCAAAGGCGCTTTCAAGAACCGAACCTCGGCGTACCGCACGTTGAAAGGGATAGAGGCAATGCACTCATTACGGAAAGGCCAGGGGACGATGTTTGCCTACGGCCACCCCAATCCG
- a CDS encoding helix-turn-helix domain-containing protein, which yields MATSSALLHPVRLRIVQSLLGEGELTTHQLHERLSDVPIATLYRHVGHLVKHELIEVADEQQIRGASEKTYRLAPGFANPSAEELNSLSNEELLTAFTVFTSGLIRDFGDYLQAGDPDLYADRVSFAQASFWASDEEVDEFGRALMAALEGLLTNDAAPDRRRRTLSTVLMPREEAVPGDAARREATQKGSEADE from the coding sequence ATGGCTACTTCTTCGGCACTGCTGCATCCGGTCCGGCTTCGTATCGTCCAGTCGCTGCTGGGTGAGGGGGAGCTGACGACGCACCAGCTTCATGAGCGGTTGTCCGATGTTCCGATCGCCACCCTGTACCGGCACGTCGGCCACCTGGTCAAGCACGAGTTGATCGAGGTGGCCGATGAGCAGCAGATTCGGGGTGCGAGCGAGAAGACCTACCGGCTGGCTCCGGGGTTCGCGAACCCTTCGGCAGAGGAGCTGAACTCTCTGAGCAACGAAGAGCTCCTGACGGCGTTCACGGTGTTCACCTCGGGTCTGATCCGCGACTTCGGCGACTACCTGCAGGCGGGAGACCCTGACCTGTACGCCGATCGCGTGAGTTTCGCTCAGGCCTCGTTCTGGGCGAGTGATGAGGAGGTCGATGAGTTTGGCCGTGCCCTCATGGCGGCACTCGAAGGCCTGCTGACCAACGATGCGGCCCCGGATCGTCGTCGCCGCACCCTCAGCACGGTGCTGATGCCGCGAGAGGAAGCCGTGCCAGGAGACGCCGCTCGACGAGAAGCGACACAGAAGGGATCGGAGGCAGACGAATGA
- a CDS encoding ABC transporter ATP-binding protein, translated as MSATDTANVSGIVAGYGDTEVLGPVDLSLRLGVTALLGRNGSGKTTLMRTLCGIIPALSGTCTVLGSAVADGAAVRSSVGYLGHESALASALTVEENLRFWADITSTYPDATVVSAEELVERFDLASLMSKKVSSLSRGQRQRVDLARLAMTDPEFIVLDEPLTGLDPVYAAQTRALLSEWGETRTVLYSTHSVPEALELARHFLIVQGRDLIELDCDYEAVTETTILDVLEAHA; from the coding sequence ATGAGCGCGACCGATACTGCCAACGTCTCCGGGATCGTGGCGGGTTACGGCGACACTGAGGTGCTCGGTCCGGTCGATCTGTCGCTGCGGCTGGGCGTGACCGCACTGCTGGGTCGCAACGGCTCGGGCAAGACGACGCTGATGCGCACGCTGTGCGGCATCATCCCCGCTCTGAGCGGCACCTGCACGGTGCTCGGCTCTGCCGTGGCCGACGGCGCTGCAGTCCGGTCCAGCGTGGGCTATCTCGGGCATGAGTCCGCGCTCGCGAGCGCGCTCACCGTGGAAGAGAACCTGCGGTTCTGGGCGGACATCACGAGCACCTACCCGGATGCCACCGTCGTCTCCGCCGAGGAACTGGTTGAGCGTTTCGACCTTGCCTCGTTGATGAGTAAGAAGGTGTCCTCGCTCAGCCGCGGTCAGCGGCAGCGGGTCGATCTGGCAAGGCTCGCGATGACCGATCCCGAGTTCATCGTGCTCGATGAGCCGCTCACCGGCCTTGATCCGGTCTATGCCGCGCAGACCCGCGCCCTGCTGAGCGAATGGGGCGAGACCCGCACGGTGCTCTACTCCACACATAGCGTGCCCGAAGCGCTCGAACTGGCGCGGCACTTCCTGATCGTCCAGGGCCGCGACCTCATCGAGCTGGACTGCGACTACGAAGCGGTGACCGAGACGACGATCCTCGACGTGCTGGAGGCCCACGCATGA
- a CDS encoding PLD nuclease N-terminal domain-containing protein → MNLVNFDAAMLIPLIPVLILAVLLIGWSLVDIARKPVRHLPKWAWALIVLLAIPLGAVVYLIIGRTRGQKLRDEDLR, encoded by the coding sequence GTGAATCTCGTGAACTTCGATGCGGCGATGCTCATCCCGCTCATCCCCGTGCTCATCCTCGCAGTCCTCCTCATCGGATGGTCGCTCGTTGACATCGCACGGAAGCCTGTCCGGCACCTCCCAAAGTGGGCGTGGGCGCTGATCGTGCTGCTCGCGATCCCGCTCGGCGCGGTCGTCTACCTCATCATCGGCCGCACCCGAGGTCAGAAGCTCCGAGATGAGGACCTGCGATGA
- a CDS encoding ABC transporter ATP-binding protein, with product MTTALTVKDLTRVYPGGGGVRGIGFTADERAVTAVIGPNGAGKTVLFSIIAGLAQAESGTVYFASPKARVAYCPDVPQFESWLTALEVVETSLAVSRESTVQARIARGTGGDGFARGALEACGLGSVMDRRVADFSRGMLQRLGIAAALVTDPEILILDEPNSALDPIGRADVRDIITEQKRHRCILLSSHMLSEVEQLADHIVVIDQGRVVTQGTTASILTDGLEPVWTIRLGKPAQISASDLAVAVPDACFEFETDTLCTARFRSFEAAATQLMTALHIFRSPIIEVTLRDRDLDASFARIVQNQEHR from the coding sequence ATGACCACGGCCCTGACCGTCAAGGATCTCACCCGCGTCTACCCCGGAGGCGGGGGCGTCCGGGGCATCGGCTTCACCGCCGACGAACGCGCCGTGACCGCGGTCATCGGCCCTAACGGGGCGGGAAAGACCGTGCTCTTCAGCATCATCGCGGGCCTCGCCCAGGCCGAGTCGGGCACCGTCTACTTCGCCTCGCCGAAAGCGCGAGTGGCGTACTGCCCCGACGTACCCCAGTTCGAGTCCTGGCTCACCGCCCTCGAAGTCGTGGAGACCTCCCTCGCCGTCTCACGCGAGAGCACGGTCCAGGCACGGATCGCCCGCGGCACTGGCGGTGACGGCTTCGCACGCGGGGCACTCGAGGCGTGCGGTCTCGGCTCGGTGATGGATCGTCGTGTCGCGGACTTTTCCCGCGGCATGCTGCAACGCCTCGGGATCGCAGCGGCACTGGTCACCGATCCGGAGATCCTGATCCTCGACGAGCCGAACAGCGCGCTCGACCCCATCGGCCGCGCCGACGTGCGCGACATCATCACCGAGCAGAAGCGCCACCGCTGCATCCTGCTCTCCAGCCATATGCTCAGCGAGGTCGAACAGCTCGCCGACCACATCGTCGTCATCGATCAGGGCCGCGTCGTCACGCAGGGCACCACGGCGTCGATTCTCACCGACGGACTCGAACCCGTCTGGACGATTCGTCTTGGCAAACCTGCACAGATCAGCGCCTCCGATCTCGCCGTCGCTGTTCCCGATGCCTGCTTCGAGTTCGAGACGGACACGCTGTGCACCGCCCGCTTCCGCAGCTTCGAAGCCGCCGCGACCCAGCTCATGACCGCCCTGCACATCTTCCGCTCACCCATCATCGAGGTCACCCTGCGCGACCGCGACCTCGACGCCTCTTTCGCCCGCATCGTCCAGAATCAGGAACACCGATGA